A segment of the Polyodon spathula isolate WHYD16114869_AA chromosome 17, ASM1765450v1, whole genome shotgun sequence genome:
ACTTATCCTCGGACGAGTCCTCGGATGGGGACTGCAGCTCTGCTGAGCCTGCGAGACCCCTTGGATCTGCATCCGCAGGTATGAAGAAGCCTTTCCAGCTGAAAGGTATCAACTCAGGGTTCTCCTTCCGCAGCCAGAGCATATTTGACAGCCTGGGAACCGCCAGCCAACACACAGCGCCTTCCCTGGGGGACGATGACCTCAGCGACGGCCCCTTCGTGCGCCCCCTACCCCCGCTGGCCAAGAAGAAGGATGCGGAACACGGGGCTCCCAAGCCCCTCTCCAGGGCTGTGCCAGACTACCTGGCCCACCCAGAGCGCTGGACCAAGTACAGCTTGGAAGACGTGCCGGAAACCAGCAACCAGAAGAACACCGCGGTGGCCCAGGAGTTCATGAGCAGCCTGCAGAAGAGGAAAGGAGAGTCGATGGACACTCAGGAGTCCTTCTCTCCAGCCTTCAACCAAGATAACTCCAGCAACATGTCAGGCTGCAGGATCGTCTTCTCCAAGCCCAGCAGGGCTGTCGCAGAGAAACAagagaaggaggaagaggagtGCAAGGGGAGGGAAAGGGGccgagaggaggaggaggtaaagAAGGTGGGTTTGCTACACCTGAAGGAGCTGGAGGATGAAGTGAAAGCAGACCTGAAGAGGAAGAGGGCCGATGAGGGGGAGGGAGCGG
Coding sequences within it:
- the tssc4 gene encoding protein TSSC4, with amino-acid sequence MSDKDDSGDARRAVPGKATDCDSTVLSDTISLSDSDPEDSTAPEVEDLSSDESSDGDCSSAEPARPLGSASAGMKKPFQLKGINSGFSFRSQSIFDSLGTASQHTAPSLGDDDLSDGPFVRPLPPLAKKKDAEHGAPKPLSRAVPDYLAHPERWTKYSLEDVPETSNQKNTAVAQEFMSSLQKRKGESMDTQESFSPAFNQDNSSNMSGCRIVFSKPSRAVAEKQEKEEEECKGRERGREEEEVKKVGLLHLKELEDEVKADLKRKRADEGEGAAGLVAAVGFHSSRTINRKNIRKTVENQKEDD